DNA sequence from the Candidatus Omnitrophota bacterium genome:
TCGATACCCTTCTCGAGCTCGACGAACGCGCCGTAAGGGACGAGGTTCACGACCTTGCCCTTTACCCTGCTTCCCACGGGATACTTAGTGATGACCTGTTCCCACGGGTTCGGCGTCTTCTGCTTGAGGCCGAGAGAAAGCTTGCCGGTCGTCTTATCGAGCGACAGGAGAACAACCTCTATCTTGTCGCCGACAGCGACCAACTCGCTCGGATGGGATATCCTTCCCCATGACATGTCGGTGATATGTAAAAGCCCGTCGACACCGGGAGCTACATTGATGAACGCGCCGAAGTCGGTGATGTTCTTCACGACGCCGGGGATCAATTGGCCCGGTTTGAGCTCTTCCATCATCTTGCCTTTGGCTACGTCCCTTTCCCTGATTATGGCGTCTTTACGGGAAACGACGATGTTCTTCCTGGGCTTGTTGATCTTTACTATGACAAAATTAAGGACCTGGCCCAAAAGCTGGTTCAAGTTGCCGAAGCCCTTTAAGAAGACCTGGCTCGCCGGAAGGAACGCCTCTACTCCGATATCGACCGTGAGCCCGCCTTTTACCTTCTTGGTGACGCGGCCCGGTACCATATCGCCTTCCTTGCGCTCGGCGATTATCTTCTCCCAGACCTGCATGCGCTCGGCCTTCCTCTTCGAAAGGACGACCATGCCCTCGTCATTCTCCTTCGCCTCTATGAGGACATCCAGCTCGTCGCCGACCTTGATCGATTTCGGGTCGTTGAACTCCTCGAACGATATGACGCCCTCCGACTTGTAACCGATATCGATGACAAGGTCCTTCGCCGTGATGCCGATCACCTTGCCTTTTACGATATCGCCTTCCTTTACGTCTTTAAAACTGTCCTCGTAGATCTTGGACATTTCTTC
Encoded proteins:
- the rpsA gene encoding 30S ribosomal protein S1 is translated as MVDENHEEMSKIYEDSFKDVKEGDIVKGKVIGITAKDLVIDIGYKSEGVISFEEFNDPKSIKVGDELDVLIEAKENDEGMVVLSKRKAERMQVWEKIIAERKEGDMVPGRVTKKVKGGLTVDIGVEAFLPASQVFLKGFGNLNQLLGQVLNFVIVKINKPRKNIVVSRKDAIIRERDVAKGKMMEELKPGQLIPGVVKNITDFGAFINVAPGVDGLLHITDMSWGRISHPSELVAVGDKIEVVLLSLDKTTGKLSLGLKQKTPNPWEQVITKYPVGSRVKGKVVNLVPYGAFVELEKGIEGLVHISEFSWTKRIGHPSEVLAIGDMIEAVVLNIDKDSQKIALGIKQTEMNPWTEVAGKYPVGTQVKGKVRSFIDYGAFIELEEGIDGLLHNTDISWTRKINHPSEVLKKGQKIDAVVMSVDAENRKLALGMKQLVPDPWPEFVAKFQPGTVAEGMITKITNFGLFVELSPDLEGLAHISELPVEATGKLEEAYKVGDKVTVKVLRVDDAERRIALSLKA